DNA from Kitasatospora herbaricolor:
AACGCCGTCCCGCCGCGGCGCCCGGCCACGGTCGGGGACCTGCCCGAGGGGGACACGCTGGCCTTCCAGGTCGGGTTCGACGGCGGCCCGACGGCCTTCCTGATGGGGGCGAGTGACTTCGCCGAGCGGGAGGCGGCCGGGCTGCGGCCCGATCTGGCGATGATCGCCGTGCCCGCCAGCGCCGCCACCCACGGGTACGTGCCGCGGCTGATGCGGGCGCTGGGCGATCCGCGGACGGTCGTCCCGGTGCACTGGGACACCTTCGAGAGCGCGCTGGTGAACCCCGTCCGGCCGGACCCGCACATGGACCTGGCCGCGTTCACCGCGCAGGTCGCGCAGGCCTCGCCGCGGACCCGCGTGGTGGTGCCGGACTACCTGACGCCGCACACCTTCGGCTGAGGCCGCGCACCTCCGGGCCGGGGCCGCGCACCGGCCGGGGCCGGCGCGACAGGGGCCGGTGCGGCCGGGGCCGGGGGAGCGCGCCGGCGGGCGGCCCCGGATGTGGGGCCGCCCGCCGGGTGGAGCGGTGCGGTCAGCTGCAGGTGATGCTCAGCGAGCTGTTGGCCTTGCAGGTGCGCGTGGCAGTGTCGTTGGCCGCCGCCGGGTCGGCGGGGACGCTGGCGGTGCGGGTCGCGGTGACGGCGAAGGTCCGGTAGGTGAGCAGGCCGACCGGGACGGTGAAGTGCCGGGTGACGCTCGCGCCGCTGGCGACGGCCGGCAGGGTGCAGGTCACCTTGCCGGCGGCCGCGGTGCAGTCGGTCGAGGTGGCGGTGGTCGGGGAGGTCAGCGGCACCGAGACGGTGCCGGAGGTGAGCTTGGAGGGGCCGCGGTTGGTGACGGTCAGGGTGTAGTCGACGCGACCGCCGAACAGCGAGGTCACCGGAGTCGCGGTGAGGGCGACGGCGAGGTCCGCCTGCTCGGTGTAGGTGAAGCGGTCGCCCTGGACGGCGGGGCTGACCCCCTCCGGCGTGGTGACCCGGACGTCGACCGTCCCGGCCGCGCCCGCCGGCGCGGTGGCGGTGCAGCTGGTGGCGGTGCAGGAGACGGCGGTGGCGGCGGCGCTGCCGAAGGTCACCGCGGTGGCCGTGGCCAGGTTGGTGCCGGTGACCGTGACGGCGGTGCCGCCGGTGACCGGCCCGCTCGCGGGGCTGATCGCGGTGACCGTCGGGGTGGGCCGCGGGATGTCCAGCACGCTGACCGCGCCGGCGCCGAAGTCGGCCAGGTAGCCGCGCTTGCCGTTGGGGGTGATCGCCAGCCCGTACGGGTTGGTGCCGACCGGCAGGGTGGCGCTCACCGTGTTGTCGGCGGTGGTGATGACGCTCACCGTGTTGTCGTCGTAGTTGCTGGCGAAGGCCTGCCGGCCGTCGGGAGCGACGGTGACGGCCAGCGGGTTGGCGCCCACGGCGATGGAGCCGGTGGCGGCCCCGGCGGCGGTGTCGATCACCCCGACGCTGTGGTCCTCCCAGTTGGCGGTGTAGATCCGGGCGCCGTTCGGGGTGACCGCCAGGTCGAACGGGGTGCTCGGGACGGTGATGGCGGCGCTCACCGTGTTGGTGGCGGTGTCGACGACCTGCACGGCCTTGTCGCCGGGCACGGCGACGTAGAGCTTGTGGCCGTCGGGGGAGAGGGCCAGCCCGTGCGGCTCGGCGCCGACCGGGACGGTGGCGCTCACCGTGTTGCCGGCGGTCTCGATCACGCTGACGGTGTTGGCGTCGGCGTTGCTGACGTAGACGTGCCCGCCGTCCGGTGCGACCGCCACGTCGAAGGGGCCGGCGCCGACCGCCACGGTGGCGGCGACCGTCCGTGCGGTGGTGTCGATCACGCTGACGGTGTTCTCGGCGGAGTGCGTCAGGTACGCGTGCTTGCCGTCGGGCGCGACCGCGATCGCGTAGGAGCCCGAGCCGGTCTCCACGGTGGCGGCGACGGTGCCGGCCGCGGTGTCGATGACCTTCACCGCGCCGGTGCTCTGGCTGGTGACGTAGGCCTGGGAGCCGTCGGGCAGGACCGCCACCCCGGCGGGGTAGGGGCCCACTTGGATGGTGCTGGTCACGGTGGGCGGCGCGTCCGCGAACGCCGCGCCGGCCGGGCACGTCACCAGCGCTCCCACGGTCAGACCTGTCGCCAGCAGGGCCGTCCAGGGTTTGCGGAACGAACGACGTGTCCTCACAGAAGCCTCCGGGGCTCATCACATTCGGTAGGAGTGGTTCCGGTGGACGCCGCAGTGCGCCGCCGGAGCCGGTGCACAGCGTAGGAGAGGTCCTGACGCCGGGTCAGAATGTTGAGTGGATTGTCGTTTAATGATTGAAGTTGAAAAGTCGCGATATCTGTGGGGCTGTTGGGAAACGCGCGTGGTCAGGGCCGTGCGAGCGGCTCCGCCGGCTCCGTCGGCAGAGCCCGCCGCAGCAGCTCCGCGAGGTGCAGCGCCCGCCGGCCGTCGGCGAGTTGGGCGATCTGCGTCCGGCAGCTGAACCCGTCCGCCAGCACCACCGTGCCGGCGGCCGCGGCCCGCACCTCCGGCAGCAGCACCCGCTCCGCCACCGCGACCGACACCTCGTAGTGGCCGCGCTCGAACCCGAAGTTCCCGGCCAGGCCGCAGCAGCCCGAGTCGAGCACCCGGTTCGCCAGCCCGATCCGGGCGTCGATCCGGCGGTCGGCCCCGGTGCCCAGCACGGCGTGCTGGTGGCAATGGGTCTGGGTGATCGCCTCCCCGCCGACCCGCGGCAGCTCCAGCCCGGCGGCGTACTCGTCCAGGAACTCGGCGAAGGTCCGGACCCGCTCCGCCGCCGGCCGGCCCGCCGGGCCGAGCAGTTTGGGCACCTCCTCGCGCAGGGCCGTGGTGCAGCTCGGGTCCAGGCCGACCACCGGGACGCCGTCCGGCAGCGCCCGCAGGCTGCGCCGCATCACCCGGCGGGCGGTGTCCAGCTGCCCGGTGGAGACCCAGGTGAGGCCGCAGCAGACCGGCGCGGCCGGGAGTTCGACCGCGAAGCCGAGGTGCTCCAGCACCTCCACGGCGGCCCGCAGCACCTCCGGCTGGAGGTGCTCGGCGAAGGTGTCCGGCCAGAGCAGCACGCGTTGCCCGCCGGCCGGGGCCGGGTGCGCGGCCCGGTGCCGGCGGAACCAGCGGCTGAAGGTCTCCGGCGGCAGGACCGGGAGCGCCCGGCGCCCGTCCACGCCCGCCAGCCGCTTCAGCGGGCCGGCCGCGGCCGAGCGGGCCACCCGGTTGGCGAGCCCCGGCGCGAGGGCCGCGCCGCGCAGCCAGAGCGGCAGCCAGCCCATCGACCAGTGCGAGGCGGGGCGCAGCCGCCGGCGGTGGTGCTGGTACAGGAACTCGGCCTTGTAGGTCGCCATGTCGACATGGACCGGGCAGTCGCTCGCGCAGCCCTTGCAGCCCAGGCAGAGGTCGAGGGCCTCCCGCACCTCCTCCGACCGCCAGCCGTCCGGCACCGCCTCGCCGCGCAGCATCTCCGCCAGCAGCCGGGCCCGGCCCCGGGTGGAATGCCGTTCCTCGCCGGTGGCCATGTAGCTCGGGCACATCACCCCCGTACCGGTGTCCACGCACTTGGCCACCCCGACGCAGCGGTGCACCGCCTTGAGCAGGCTGCCCCCGTCCTGCTCGTACGGCAGGGCCAGCGGCAGGTCGCGCACCGGGCCGTCGAAGCGCAGGTCCGCGTCGAGCGGGCGCGGGTCGACCAGGTTGCCCGGGTTGAGCAGGTTCTCCGGGTCCCAGATCCGCTTGAACCCGCCGAACAGGGCGATGATCTCCGGCGGGTACATCCGGGGCAGCAGCTCGGCCCTGGCCTGCCCGTCGCCGTGCTCGCCGGAGAGCGACCCCCCGTACGACACCACCAGGTCGGCGGCCTGCTCCAGGAACTCCCGGAACACCCGGCCGCCGCTCGGCGCCCTCAGCGGGAAGTCGATCCGCAGATGCACGCACCCCTCGCCGAAGTGCCCGTACGGGACGCCGCGCAGCCCGGACCGGCGAAGCAGCCCGCGCAGCTCGCGCAGGTAGTCGCCGAGCTGCTCCGGCGGCACCGCCGAGTCCTCCCAGCCGGGCCAGGCCTCCCCGCCGTCGGGCAGCCGGGTGACGATCCCCGCGCCGGCCTCCCGGACGCCCCAGAGCTGGCGCTGCTCCGCCGGGTCGGTGACCACCGCGGCGGTGGCGCTCCGCTCGCGGCGGACGGCGTCGACGAGGGCGCGGGCGGCCTCCAGGGCCTGCGCCCCGGTCGCGCCGCCGGTCTCCATGAACAGCCAGCAGTCGCCGTCCGGCAGCCGGTCGAGCGCGGGCGGCCGGGGGCCGGCGGCGAGCAGGGCGGCGATCAGGTCGCCGGACATCCCCTCCACGGTGAGCGGGCCCAGCGGCAGCAGGGCGGGCACGGCGTCCGCTGCCGCCGTCTCGTCCGGGTAGCCGGCCACCACCAGCGCCCGGGCGGCCGGCTGCTCGACCAGCTTCACGGTGGCGCCGAGCAGCAGGGCGCAGGTGCCCTCGGTGCCGGTGAGCGCGCGGGCCAGATCGTGGCCGTGCTCGGGCAGCAGCGCGTCGAGGGCGTAGCCGGAGGTGCGGCGCGGCAGTCGGGGCATCCCCTGGCGCAGGGCGGCCAGGTTCCGGTCGGCCAGCTCCTGCAGCGCGCGGTGGATCTCGCCGGGCCGGCCGGGCAGTTCGCGCAGCCGCCCGCGGGCGGCGGGGGAGAGCGGGCCGCCGACGGTCAGCTCGGTGCCGTCGGCGAGCAGCAGGTCGAGCGTCTCCACGTTGTCGGCGGTCCGCCCCCAGGCCACCGAGTGCGCGCCGCAGGAGTCGTTGCCGATCATGCCGCCGAGGGTGCAGCGGCTGTGCGTGGACGGGTCCGGCCCGAAGCGCAGCCCGTACGGGCGGGCGGCGGCCTGCAGGTCGTCCAGCACCGTGCCGGGCTCGACCCGGGCCAGCCGGCGCTCCGGGTCCACGGACAGCACCCGGCCGAGGTGCCGGCGGAAGTCGAGCACCACCGCGCCGGGCCCCACGGCCTGCCCGCCGATGCTGGTGCCGGCCCCGCGGGCGACCACCGGCACGCCGTGCTCCCGGCAGAGCGCGAGCGCCGCGCGGACGTCGTCCGAGTCGGCGGGTTTGACCACGCCGAGCGGCAACTGCCGGTAGTTGGAGGCGTCGTGGCTGTACACCGTGCGCTCGGCCGCCCCGAAGCGGACTTCGCCGCGCAGCGCGGCGGCGAGCGCCCGGGCCAGTTCGGCGCCTACGGCGGAGTGCTGGGTCACGGCGTGCCTCCCGGGGCGGGCGCGGCGGTCATACCGTCGATGATCCCAGCCGGGGCGCCCGGGCGCGGGGCGGCCACCCCGGGCGGAGGCGACGGGGTGTCATGTGGCAGGCTGGGCAGGCATGATCACCGACAACAGCGACCCGGCACGGGCCACCGGGCCCGGCGCGTACCTGGACCGGCTCCCGATCGGCCGGCGTCCGCAGCTGCGGACGGACGGCGTCCAGGCCTGGGACATCTTCCCCTTCGAGGGGGAGCTGCGGGTCAAGGTCCTGGACGAGCCGGTGCTGCCCGAACCGCCCCGGCAGGGCGAGGCCGGCGCCGAGGAGTGCGACCAGTGCGCCCGGCCGGACTCCGACTTCCTCTGGACGGACGAGCACTGGCGGCTGAGCGGGACCGACCGGCCGGCCGGGTTGCCGGCCATGGTGCTGCTCCAGCCTCGGGACCACCACGACCTGGCCGACCTGCCGCCCGCCCGGGCCGCCGAACTCGGCGCGATGCTCCAGCGGACCGAGCGGGCCGTCCTGTCGCTCGGCGGGATCGCCCGGGTGCACATCGACAAGTGGGGCGACGGCGCGGCGCACCTGCATTTCTGGCTGATCGCCCGGCCGGAGGGCATGGCGCAGCTGCGCGGCGCCTGCCTGCCGCTCTGGAACGACGCGCTGCCCCCGGTGCCGGCCGAGGAGTGGGCCCGTACCGGGCGGCTGATCGCGGCCGCGATGGCGGCCGGGGGCGGCACCGCGCAGGTCTGACGGCGGCGCGGGCCGGATCCGGCGCCCCGGTCGCCCGCTGCCGGCCAGGGCCCCTCAGCCGGCAGGCTGAGGGGTCCGGCGCTGGCCGGCGCGGGCCGTGACCGCGCCCCTGGCGATGTGGGAGAGCTTCGCGACCTCGAACGCCGGGTACGAGCCGCCCGCCAGCAGGGAGAACTTCAGCCCCTCCCGCCCGGCCGGACGCCGGTGCCCGGTCGGCAGGAAGCGCCGGTGGTGCTCGGCGGCGCGCTGGAAGAACCGCGGACGCTCGGCCCTGGTCACGCACCCGGCCAGGTCGAAGACGAACAGGTAGTGCCGGATCATCCGGTCGAACAGGTGCGGGCGGACGGCCTCCAGGGCCGGCCTGGCGTCCAGCAGCTCGAAGCTGCGCTCGTACTGGTCGAAGAGGTCGAAGTGGCTGCTGCCGGGCGAGCCGGTGGGGTGCAGGGTGTGCCGGCGGCGCAGCTGGACGCACTCGCGGGGGAGGACGGCGATCCGCCGGGCGTCCATCAGCGCCTGCTGGACGACGGGCACCTCCTCGTATTGGCCGTCGGGGAAGGAAAGGGCCAGCTCGCTCCAGCGGGCGCGGTTGTGCAGCCGGTCCCAGCTGTGCGGAGGGGCGCCGAACAGCTCGGGGCGCGCCTGCGGCCCGAGGACGGCGGCGCCGGCGGAGCCCAGCTGCTGCTGCCCGCCGCCGGGCCAGTCGCGGCCCCCGTGCCGGCGGGTGTGGCCGAAGAGCAGGACGTCCACCTCACCGGTCTCCGCCAGGCGCTCGGCCAGCGAGTCGAAGGCGTCCGGCGGCAGGACGTGGTCGCTGTCCAGGAAGAGCAGGTACTCGCCGCGGGCCCGGGCGGCGCCGGCGTTGCGGGCCCGGCCGACGCCGACGGACGCGTTGAGGTGCAGGGCGCAGACGTTGGGGTGCTGGGCGGCGTAGGCGTCGGCCAGGTCCGCGGAGACGTCCGGGGAGCGGTCGGCGACCAGGATGACCTCGAAGTCGCGGAAGGACTGGGCGAGGAGCGATTCGAGGCAGTCCGTCAGCTGTTTCTGCTGGTCGTAGGCGGGCAGCACGACGCTGATCAGGGGTGAGGGCATGCCGTGGAGGGTAGGAGCGGCCGCGTTCGCAGGCAACGGCCGGCCGCCTCCCGAAACTGACCATTCCCCGTCAAAAGGAACGGCGTGCGCCATATCTTCACCGCGCGCGCCGAGGCCGTCCACGGGGGCCGCGCGCCGGGCGCACGGAACAGCGCGCCCGGCGCGACGGCGTGCGCCCCCCTGGACGGCCCTGCCGGGCGTGTGACCAGCGCGGATCCGGCCCGTCCCTGGATCATCCGTGTGCGGGTGGTCGGTGTACAGGCGGTCGGCGCGCGGGTGCCCGGTGCACAGGTGGTCGCACGGGGGCCGGCGCAGGCGGTGCCCGGCGGTGGGCCGGGTGCCGGGAGCGGCTTGGCCGTCCGGCTCAGTACGCGTGGTGGACCTGCCAGAACCTCCACGC
Protein-coding regions in this window:
- a CDS encoding FAD-binding and (Fe-S)-binding domain-containing protein produces the protein MTQHSAVGAELARALAAALRGEVRFGAAERTVYSHDASNYRQLPLGVVKPADSDDVRAALALCREHGVPVVARGAGTSIGGQAVGPGAVVLDFRRHLGRVLSVDPERRLARVEPGTVLDDLQAAARPYGLRFGPDPSTHSRCTLGGMIGNDSCGAHSVAWGRTADNVETLDLLLADGTELTVGGPLSPAARGRLRELPGRPGEIHRALQELADRNLAALRQGMPRLPRRTSGYALDALLPEHGHDLARALTGTEGTCALLLGATVKLVEQPAARALVVAGYPDETAAADAVPALLPLGPLTVEGMSGDLIAALLAAGPRPPALDRLPDGDCWLFMETGGATGAQALEAARALVDAVRRERSATAAVVTDPAEQRQLWGVREAGAGIVTRLPDGGEAWPGWEDSAVPPEQLGDYLRELRGLLRRSGLRGVPYGHFGEGCVHLRIDFPLRAPSGGRVFREFLEQAADLVVSYGGSLSGEHGDGQARAELLPRMYPPEIIALFGGFKRIWDPENLLNPGNLVDPRPLDADLRFDGPVRDLPLALPYEQDGGSLLKAVHRCVGVAKCVDTGTGVMCPSYMATGEERHSTRGRARLLAEMLRGEAVPDGWRSEEVREALDLCLGCKGCASDCPVHVDMATYKAEFLYQHHRRRLRPASHWSMGWLPLWLRGAALAPGLANRVARSAAAGPLKRLAGVDGRRALPVLPPETFSRWFRRHRAAHPAPAGGQRVLLWPDTFAEHLQPEVLRAAVEVLEHLGFAVELPAAPVCCGLTWVSTGQLDTARRVMRRSLRALPDGVPVVGLDPSCTTALREEVPKLLGPAGRPAAERVRTFAEFLDEYAAGLELPRVGGEAITQTHCHQHAVLGTGADRRIDARIGLANRVLDSGCCGLAGNFGFERGHYEVSVAVAERVLLPEVRAAAAGTVVLADGFSCRTQIAQLADGRRALHLAELLRRALPTEPAEPLARP
- a CDS encoding IPT/TIG domain-containing protein; this encodes MRTRRSFRKPWTALLATGLTVGALVTCPAGAAFADAPPTVTSTIQVGPYPAGVAVLPDGSQAYVTSQSTGAVKVIDTAAGTVAATVETGSGSYAIAVAPDGKHAYLTHSAENTVSVIDTTARTVAATVAVGAGPFDVAVAPDGGHVYVSNADANTVSVIETAGNTVSATVPVGAEPHGLALSPDGHKLYVAVPGDKAVQVVDTATNTVSAAITVPSTPFDLAVTPNGARIYTANWEDHSVGVIDTAAGAATGSIAVGANPLAVTVAPDGRQAFASNYDDNTVSVITTADNTVSATLPVGTNPYGLAITPNGKRGYLADFGAGAVSVLDIPRPTPTVTAISPASGPVTGGTAVTVTGTNLATATAVTFGSAAATAVSCTATSCTATAPAGAAGTVDVRVTTPEGVSPAVQGDRFTYTEQADLAVALTATPVTSLFGGRVDYTLTVTNRGPSKLTSGTVSVPLTSPTTATSTDCTAAAGKVTCTLPAVASGASVTRHFTVPVGLLTYRTFAVTATRTASVPADPAAANDTATRTCKANSSLSITCS
- a CDS encoding glycosyltransferase family 2 protein translates to MPSPLISVVLPAYDQQKQLTDCLESLLAQSFRDFEVILVADRSPDVSADLADAYAAQHPNVCALHLNASVGVGRARNAGAARARGEYLLFLDSDHVLPPDAFDSLAERLAETGEVDVLLFGHTRRHGGRDWPGGGQQQLGSAGAAVLGPQARPELFGAPPHSWDRLHNRARWSELALSFPDGQYEEVPVVQQALMDARRIAVLPRECVQLRRRHTLHPTGSPGSSHFDLFDQYERSFELLDARPALEAVRPHLFDRMIRHYLFVFDLAGCVTRAERPRFFQRAAEHHRRFLPTGHRRPAGREGLKFSLLAGGSYPAFEVAKLSHIARGAVTARAGQRRTPQPAG